A single region of the Sorghum bicolor cultivar BTx623 chromosome 9, Sorghum_bicolor_NCBIv3, whole genome shotgun sequence genome encodes:
- the LOC8071266 gene encoding zinc finger CCCH domain-containing protein 33: protein MCSGPRKPSTPPLPTATAKDSSAMTAAAAVLLELAAADDVVAFRRAAEDDKAPALDAVAHWYGPSAGAGRLRLEARTPAMVAALYGSASVLAYVLSSAPAEAARASPTDGATPLHLAAAGGAAGAVAATHLLLAAGASADALAFSGLRAGDLLPRANAAADRDRALRVLLKSPAASPSSSPKKSASPPPPLAAAAAAAAAALPAEPRKEYPPDLTLPDLKSGLFSTDEFRMYSFKVKPCSRAYSHDWTECPFVHPGENARRRDPRRYSYSCVPCPEFRKGGACRKGDNCEYAHGVFECWLHPAQYRTRLCKDEVGCARRICFFAHKPEELRAVNPSAVSVGMQPTVSSPRSSPPNGLDMGGGMLNPAWPSSPASRLKTALAGRELDFDLELLALDQYQQKLFDKVSSPRASWGSAGGIGSPLPAASPARTVPDYTDLLGSVDPAMLSQLHALSLKQAGDMPAYSSMADTQLHMPTSPMVGGPNTAFGLDHSAMAKAIMSSRASAFAKRSQSFIDRGGRAPATRSLMSQQSTTGAPSMLSDWGSPDGKLDWGVQGDELHKFRKSASFAFRGQSPAPVPTPAEPDVSWVNSLVKDGHAGDIFAQWPEQEQMVA, encoded by the coding sequence ATGTGCTCAGGACCTCGCAAGCCGTCCACTCCTCCTCTGCCAACGGCGACGGCCAAGGACTCCTCGGcgatgacggcggcggcggcggtcctTCTGGAGCTGGCGGCGGCGGACGACGTGGTTGCCTTCAGGCGCGCCGCGGAGGACGACAAAGCCCCGGCCTTGGACGCCGTGGCCCACTGGTACGGCCCGTCCGCGGGCGCCGGCCGCCTCCGCCTCGAGGCGCGCACGCCGGCCATGGTCGCCGCGCTCTACGGCAGCGCTTCGGTGCTGGCGTACGTGCTGTCGTCCGCGCCGGCGGAGGCCGCGCGCGCGTCGCCCacggacggagccacgccgctCCACCTCGCGGCGGCCGGTGGCGCCGCGGGCGCCGTCGCGGCCAcgcacctcctcctcgccgcgggCGCGTCCGCGGACGCGCTCGCCTTCTCGGGACTCCGCGCTGGGGACCTCCTCCCGCGCGCCAACGCTGCCGCTGACAGGGACCGGGCGCTCCGCGTGCTCCTCAAGTCCCCCGCCGCGTCGCCGTCGTCCTCGCCCAAGAAGTCCGCCTCGCCTCCGCCGCCtttggccgcggcggcggcggcggcggcggcggcgctgccggcGGAGCCGAGGAAGGAGTACCCGCCTGACCTCACGCTCCCTGACCTCAAGAGCGGGCTCTTCAGCACCGACGAGTTCCGCATGTACAGCTTCAAGGTGAAGCCCTGCTCCCGCGCCTACTCCCACGACTGGACCGAGTGCCCCTTCGTGCACCCCGGCGAGAACGCGCGCCGCCGCGACCCGCGCCGCTACTCCTACAGCTGCGTCCCTTGCCCGGAGTTCCGCAAGGGCGGCGCCTGCCGCAAGGGCGACAACTGCGAGTACGCGCACGGCGTCTTCGAGTGCTGGCTCCACCCGGCGCAGTACCGGACCAGGCTCTGCAAGGACGAGGTCGGCTGCGCGCGACGCATCTGCTTCTTCGCGCACAAGCCTGAGGAGCTCCGCGCCGTCAACCCCTCCGCGGTTTCCGTCGGGATGCAGCCCACCGTGTCGTCGCCGCGCTCCTCGCCGCCCAACGGCCTCGACATGGGCGGCGGCATGCTCAACCCGGCCTGGCCCTCCTCACCGGCAAGCAGGCTCAAGACCGCGCTCGCCGGCCGGGAGCTGGACTTCGACCTCGAGCTGCTCGCGCTAGACCAGTACCAGCAGAAGCTCTTCGACAAGGTGTCGTCTCCCAGGGCCAGCTGGGGCTCGGCCGGCGGGATCGGCTCGCCGCTGCCCGCCGCGTCGCCCGCCAGGACCGTGCCGGACTACACGGACCTGCTCGGCTCCGTCGACCCGGCGATGCTGTCCCAGCTGCACGCGCTGTCGCTCAAGCAGGCCGGCGACATGCCGGCGTACAGCTCCATGGCGGACACGCAGCTGCATATGCCGACGTCGCCCATGGTCGGTGGCCCCAACACCGCGTTCGGCCTCGACCACTCCGCCATGGCCAAGGCCATCATGAGCTCCCGCGCCTCGGCGTTCGCCAAGCGCAGCCAGAGCTTCATCGACCGCGGCGGCCGCGCGCCGGCCACGCGCTCGCTCATGTCGCAGCAGTCCACCACCGGCGCGCCGTCCATGCTCTCCGACTGGGGATCGCCGGACGGCAAGCTGGACTGGGGCGTCCAGGGCGACGAGCTGCACAAGTTCCGCAAGTCGGCGTCTTTCGCGTTCCGCGGGCAATCCCCGGCGCCCGTGCCCACCCCCGCCGAGCCAGACGTCTCGTGGGTGAACTCTCTTGTCAAGGACGGCCACGCCGGCGACATATTTGCGCAGTGGCCGGAGCAGGAGCAGATGGTGGCCTAA